The following proteins are co-located in the Streptomyces bottropensis ATCC 25435 genome:
- the rlmN gene encoding 23S rRNA (adenine(2503)-C(2))-methyltransferase RlmN: MPAPGELTFVAPRGAKKPPRHLADLSPVERKEAVAAIGEKPFRAKQLSQHYFARYAHDPEQWTDIPAGAREKLREALLPELMTVVRHLSTDQETTRKTLWRLFDGTLVESVLMRYPDRVTMCISSQAGCGMNCPFCATGQAGLDRNLSTAEIVHQIVDGMRALRDGEIPGGPARLSNIVFMGMGEPLANYNRVVGAVRRLTDPEPDGLGLSQRGITVSTVGLVPAIHRFADEGFKCRLAISLHAPDDELRDTLVPVNTRWKVREVLDAGWEYAARSGRRLSIEYALIRDINDQAWRGDRLGRLLKGKPVHVNLIPLNPTPGSKWTASRPEDEKAFVEAIASHGVPVTVRDTRGQEIDGACGQLAATER; the protein is encoded by the coding sequence GAAGCCGCCGCGGCATCTTGCTGATCTTTCGCCTGTGGAGCGTAAGGAGGCTGTTGCCGCGATCGGGGAGAAGCCGTTTCGCGCCAAGCAGCTCTCGCAGCACTACTTCGCGCGGTACGCGCACGACCCGGAGCAGTGGACCGACATCCCCGCCGGGGCGCGGGAGAAGCTGCGGGAGGCGTTGCTTCCGGAGCTGATGACGGTCGTGCGGCATCTGTCGACCGACCAGGAGACCACGCGCAAGACGCTGTGGCGGCTGTTCGACGGGACGCTCGTCGAGTCGGTGCTGATGCGGTACCCGGACCGGGTGACGATGTGCATCAGTTCGCAGGCCGGGTGCGGGATGAACTGCCCGTTCTGCGCCACCGGGCAGGCGGGTCTGGACCGGAACCTGTCCACCGCCGAGATCGTCCATCAGATCGTCGACGGGATGCGGGCGCTGCGGGACGGAGAGATCCCGGGTGGGCCCGCGCGGCTCTCCAACATCGTCTTCATGGGGATGGGCGAGCCGCTCGCCAACTACAACCGGGTCGTCGGCGCCGTTCGCCGGCTCACCGACCCGGAGCCGGACGGGCTGGGGCTGTCGCAGCGCGGCATCACGGTGTCGACGGTCGGGCTGGTGCCCGCCATCCACCGGTTCGCCGACGAGGGGTTCAAGTGCCGGCTCGCCATCTCCCTGCACGCGCCGGACGACGAACTGCGCGACACCCTCGTCCCCGTGAACACGCGGTGGAAGGTGCGTGAGGTCCTCGACGCCGGGTGGGAGTACGCGGCCAGGTCCGGGCGCCGGCTGTCCATCGAGTACGCGCTGATCCGGGACATCAACGACCAGGCGTGGCGCGGTGACCGGCTGGGCCGGCTGCTCAAGGGCAAGCCGGTGCACGTGAACCTGATTCCGCTGAACCCCACTCCGGGGTCCAAGTGGACCGCCTCCCGGCCCGAGGACGAGAAGGCGTTCGTCGAGGCCATCGCCTCCCACGGGGTGCCGGTGACCGTCCGGGACACCCGGGGGCAGGAGATCGACGGGGCGTGCGGACAGCTGGCGGCCACCGAGAGGTGA